In Carassius carassius chromosome 27, fCarCar2.1, whole genome shotgun sequence, the sequence gtacagcgcgtctgacgtcacagcgcgctctcactattcagcatctagccgtgtcgttcaaagccgggtctctttacccgctcaaacgatttcaagaaatgctaggtctgatggcatcagcctctgcggttctcaaactgggcctgctgcgcatgcgcccactacaacgctggctgagagaccgtgttccagcgcgcgcctggattcccggccgcgcgcgcatcaaggtgacccacggctgcatcacagctctggccccttggaaaatagccaactggtatcagttaggcgtaagcacgggcgctgtctcgaaatggaaagtagtctcgacagatgcatccaacctcggttggggcgccctgtacgagggcaggtctgcctccggcctctggtcgagcccggagcgactgttacacataaactgtctggagatgatagcggtcgaactatccctgaaagctttcctcccatttttaaagggccaccacgttctggtcagatcagacagcatgtcagtggtggcctacataaatcgccagggtggtgtcaggtcaaaaaccttgcacaccctgactgaacgtcttctgacatgggcacattacaatctgcgctcgctaaaggcagcgcatgtacctggcatcctgaaccggggcccggacatgctttccagggcgaatgttccccctggggagtggtctcttcacccacaaacggttcagttgatgtggagcatcttcggcagggcagaggtcgacctcttcgcctcagaagacaacgctcattgcccaatatatttttcaaagagcagggacgcgctggccctcgattggcccagacgcccgctttatgccttcccaccggtcgcgatgctaccgcaggtcatcgatcgggtcaggaagagcagatgtgctatgctgctagtagccccactctggacgacccaaccttggttctccgagctgatgcagctgtccagtacagccccatggccaataccgctgcggaaagatctcctcacgcagctgaagggcgcgctctggcatccccaccccgaactttgggcccttcatgtatggcccctcaacgggtacccgggaacctccctgagggagtgttaaagaccattacggaagccagagcgccctcaaccaggcgcctttatgcgcagaaatggtcagtgttctccacctggtgcgggacacggaacctagaccctcacttatgtgacgtgacggagatactctccttcctacaggagcgtttagatgcgggcagatccccgtctacgctcaaagtgtatgtggcagccattgcagcttctcatgctccggtggccggcctatcattGGGAAAAAActaactggtcattcgtttccttaagggagctcgtcggatgaaccctccccgacccccttcaatcccttcctgggacctgtctacggtcctagaggccttaaagggccccccttttgaaccgcttcagtctgtcgatatgaagtttctttcgttcaaaaccgcttttctactggctctggcctcagtcaagcgagtgggggatttacatgcgctatctgtaagcgctgactgtctcgagtttgggcctaatgactccagagtcattctcagaccaagacacggctatgtccccaaggtgctctcaacaccgttcaggcatcagagcccattccacccgaggtatggcctcgtcatgggcgtggtcctgcgggataccactggatgatatctgtgcggcggcaggctgggcctctccgtccacatttattagattctataatctgcaagtccctgccctgcaggccagggtactttctatatagacgtgctaagccttatcacgtcccccttttttcgttccctatataaagctcactaaggttggctgttgggactgggatttctcctgctataaagccccgggctctcgcctcgggctgtgacaggtcgaagttcccgagcacgcacggcgttttacattgtgttcccatagcgtaagctagcttacgcagtacgagagtactctcgaaagggaacgtactcggttactaacgtaacctcggttccctgagatgagggaacgagtactgcgtaacctgccgtgctatgtgctcggaccgggtgatcgcttcagtcgatttaaaacctgatccctatggcgaagcggtggcttatatagttccagccacgcctattttggcgcgctctgacgtccaatgggcgcgaagcgcccccattggttcgttcctctccgccgcctcaccataggttgctgcagttgccacagcacagccaataagcgcgcgagccgcttcgcttaggtctgctgtgctgcagcactgcgttttagattatttaaaaattaaggataatttttggcttcatattctcgagaaaaggggaccttttcccatagcgtaagctagcttacgcagtactcgttccctcatctcagggaaccgaggttacgttagtaacagagtacgttatTTTTTATGGAACTTCTTGTACGTGTTTAAGAGTTCAGTATGTCACATATGCATGATTTTTCTCTGCTTTCCCacgtttcttttttttgtctgttctgattgggtgggccagcCGTCAGTTTGAGTGAGCCAGTGCCACCCTGGCCCTTATGTAGCCTCGCCCTggtatacagggtcagtcggccaagcatgtaaatctcgatcagcaatcagcagatacaaagcgcaattattggtgcacatacgcttgttttcatatttggaatacagaacataactccacgtttaatccccgataaaaaccttgtgctttgttaatctgaacaatttatttagactatttatttaatgcgatgatgcacacactttaataaagccaagtcagtttttgtcacaagtaaatacgttcgttgacttaagacataacacataagacactctttttcgccaactgctggcgtatttgtgtaatatgaagaaatggtcactgaacaaatcagtgaatgaatcattttggtgaacgaactgaaaatcaacgaatctcttgaaagaatcaaaacttccaccactaaattctatgcaacataaatggatttttaaattttttgcttttagtgacccgccccaacccgctCCGCAAtgaagtgccaatttcttaacccgccccaacccggcccgcgggttatgagacgacccgcgcatcactatagtatataatagtatatataataGTAGTATATGTTAGCCTACTACAGGTTTCCTCGAATGGAAATGAACACATTTCTGAATAAGTACTAGTTCTACgaggacatttttatttatgacattattttacaataaatattacaCCTCCAGTTATTAGAATAACCGTAACACGAACATTTGctcatgaaaacaaatttttcatctcatctcatctcatctctgctctgcaACCTCTCCTGACAGCTCCACATGACAGGAACAGACAGTTAAATTGTTCCTGCCCAGTGAATTGTGCCTCTTACATCTGGAGGTCTGATAGCAGAGTAAGAAATGTGAACCTGGTACAGACAGAAATAGGGTTCATTGCTGGGGCGAAGAGGCACAGTATGAAGGGCTTTCTATCTTTGCAGCATACCTTACATTTTCACCTGACATTATTCTCAACCCCTACAGTAGGCCTACCCCAAACTGTAACATGGGTACATTCCAGAAGGTCAGCCACAGGCCTTATGTGTGGTCACATGCAAGCCCATATAAAAATACAAGAATTTATGTTGGCTTGAtctaataaaattactaaacaaaaattactaTTCATGAGAGAACATGACCAGATGTGGTGCATATTTATGGGTATTTCTGATACTGAAGTGTGAATCTAAAGATCTGGGCAATGCTATGCCCTGTGGTGGACCACCATCTGGCTCTGGTAAAGTGCCATAAAGATATGCATCATGATACAAGGTGATGAAAGCCTAGACTAGGTATGACCTTGAGTTTGGAAAATGCAAATTCTTAACCCACACTGCAATATAGTGTGTGATTGTTTGTGGATGTTAAAAGTTACACTCTCATAGAGACAAACTGCAAGATAAATCAaaattttactgtacattttttgtCATCTAATATTTCAGATTAAAGGAGTAAATTGGGCTGCAATTACAAACCATGGCATTTTTAGCCTTTCATCTGTATTGAGGGTCAGGAGTCGGACCTCTATCACAAAAGTGTGACTACATTTGatacacttattttttttatgctgttttggatgtgaaatgaaataaactttacttacagCACAGAGTTGTTAAAATCTGAGTCTGACACACAAAAGGaaatatttgctacatttgttttCTGCAGAAGATTGTGGATAAATATCCATCTCATCCAACGGTCTTTTGTTTTCTGTCTTATAAAATTCCCAATTACTATTTTGGTGTGAGAAACTGCTGCAAAGATTCACTGTGTGAGTGAACTGTACGAAAGAATCAAAAATTGAGCAAAGAGTTTCAGATCTTTTTGTACTGACATCACTGACAGTATAAAGATGTATCACTAACATTTTACTGGAGCAAGGCAGGAATTTCACTGTAGTAAAAATTATGTCCGTGGCAGTTCAagttaaaaacaaaaccaaatgaatcAAGAAACAATCTTGCCAGATCTTTGGCTATTTCAAATACCAGGTGCCTAAAAATAGAAGTGTTGTGCCAGTAACCTTTTTATTGTAATTCAGTTACACAAATATTACAcgcacaaaataataaatacaaattacacAAAGAAGTTTATCACAGTACATTTTTGTTGAACAATCACCACCATTTCTACCCTAAAACATGCAAAAGCAGAACACACAcaagcatatacacacacacacacacacacactctctcctcatacagtatatttccCAAGCTGTCTGAATGATACTCAAGAGGCAAAATATGAATCTTGCATTGAATACAACCGGTCAATGGGTGTTAAAAGGGAGGGTTCACTGGATGACATAGAATCTCCAAAATGACACAGAGGGTCACTGTCTGTATCGTCATAGAGTGTGTCACAAcctatatataaagagagagaaatgggaTGAGAAAAAGTATGTCACTGCACTTTCACTGTATTTTGTGAGGCTAGTGTGTGTATTGTACCATAAGGATGCATGTGGTCTCCAGGCATCTGAGGAGGGGTGAGCCCTTGTCTGAAGGGGTCCAGCTTGAAGCCCTGTGAGTCTAGACTGATATTCTGCTGGGTAAGTGAATATGAACCTGCACACTCCAACTCAGCAGGCAGACCTCCACAAGAGGGCGCTGTGGTCATATAAATAGTAAGAAAAGAACTTTGTCATTAGTCTCTCGCCTTTTAAAAATGATTACTTATTTCTCgtttcagaatgttcagaaaGCATCCAAACGTAGCCTAATGtttataatgcaaaatgataaaattgAACATCCCCTTCATCCATTCTTTTCTCTAACATTCATTCGCAGAAAATACAATTTTGATGACCTAATAGGAACCTAAAAAACGTTCTTACAACATGTGTTTGTTAGCTGGGAACGTTGGTACAAAATACAGCGGAAATTTCTGTCACTGTACAAAGCTTAAGAATATTTAATGAGACATGAACTGTTCAGATTCGGTTGTTTGCTAACTGTGGCTGTAACATACTAGGATGCATTTCATTACCCAGGGTTAAAAGTGCTGCTAATTACAagtatgaaacattttttttaaagtggtgtTTAAAATGAAGTTAACCAAAGCAAAGCATAAAACGTTTGTGAATTTATATACcattgtgttgtgattggctatcCCTGTTCTCCTGAGGGGACACATTTTGCTTCTGCTGCTGTTGTCTTCTTGCCAGTTTTTTCATCTACAAAGACAAGTGATTGAcatcataaaaatgttaaaatatagtaATGAGAAAACTAATAAGAGAAAATATCCCTTTATAATGCGAAGGAaggcagaaaacacacacagctcTACCCTGAAAGGAAATCCAAATCTAATCTAAGGTGATCTATATATAATATGTCATCAGTTTCCTACACGAGGCAATAACACAGCTTGTTTCCTTATTGGCAAGCTCATATACTGCAGAAAGAGGTCTGTTATCAATTGCATAAGTTGATGCTCTTTCAAtgagtgtgtttgtctgtgtcggTGGGCATCACATTACCTTGGCTCTTTGGTTTTGGAACCAGACCTGAACGACTCGTACGCTCAATCCTGTCTCTGCTGCCAGCGTCTCCCTTACcttacaaaagagagagagacagagagagagccatAGTGTGACCTTCATGGTCTACGGGTCATGTAGGCTAACTGATGAACTGACCCACACCGGAGTATCAGATCAACAAAGATAGATACAGCAATGTAGTCCAGAACAGCTTCGGCTGCACAAAAACCTCCTTCACAAATGTTACAgtaaaagaaagattaaaaaacaaaaggtTAATCTATAGAAGTAAAGCAAAGCTTGATGCTTTAATGAGATTCTTAAACTATTACACAATACAAATTGACAGAATCTAAAGTAGTtgttatatttgtaaaatattttacattcagTTATTATTTAAATAGCGGACCTTTCGACATGGTTTGGATGAGACCTCAAAAGAAGCTTTGAAAGCACGTCTCTGCTGTGTTGTGAGAATGGTACGAGGCCTTTTAGGTCTCTTGTGTTCCATGTCTCCTATTGTGTTAGACTCCCCTGTGGTCTTAATGTTGTCTTCGTCATCGTCCTCCTCACCATCT encodes:
- the lmx1a gene encoding LIM homeobox transcription factor 1-alpha produces the protein MWRKSVCEGCNELIRDRYLLRVQDGLWHERCLHCASCREPLKDTCFLRNKTLYCKRDYQKLFLVRCKGCAEVISPAELVMHAGTAVFHLRCFCCCVCGCRLQKGDRCVLTGDRLFCARDYHNQLASLTTSDSGKSEDGEEDDDEDNIKTTGESNTIGDMEHKRPKRPRTILTTQQRRAFKASFEVSSKPCRKVRETLAAETGLSVRVVQVWFQNQRAKMKKLARRQQQQKQNVSPQENRDSQSQHNAPSCGGLPAELECAGSYSLTQQNISLDSQGFKLDPFRQGLTPPQMPGDHMHPYGCDTLYDDTDSDPLCHFGDSMSSSEPSLLTPIDRLYSMQDSYFAS